In Anaerolineales bacterium, the following proteins share a genomic window:
- a CDS encoding MFS transporter: protein MTDTLPLEQKTATRISPMNVLRNRNFRLLWIGEGISLLGDQFYLIALPWLVLSLTGNPLAVGTVLAAAGIPRALFMLVGGALTDRITPRKLMINSNLARMILTGLLAALVTTNLIQLWMLYVSALLFGFVDAFFFPAQTSIVPKLVEKDQLQAGNSLVHGTAQLSLFVGPLLAGAVIALLDRGAADSTTGIALAFALDSLSFIASIAALSLMRIQKGGAGAGTASGGVLNSIRAGLLYVWKDATLRIVFPITLGLNILINGPFAVGIPVISRARFPEGAAAFGLIMSLFGGGALLGTVLAGVLPKLSKKLLGTVSLSVISMMGIGLAIIGLSPTMYIAAAAALAMGIANGYANINLITWLQQKVAPEMTGRVMSLVMFAAVGMNPISNALAGALIGLNITVLLVCAGLLMTIFTLFAAFSPAVRAGME from the coding sequence ATGACTGACACACTTCCTCTCGAACAAAAGACTGCGACCCGGATCTCGCCAATGAATGTCCTGCGGAATCGCAACTTCCGCCTGCTGTGGATCGGCGAAGGCATCTCGCTTCTCGGCGACCAGTTTTATCTGATTGCCCTGCCCTGGCTGGTTCTCTCGCTGACAGGGAATCCGCTGGCGGTCGGCACGGTTCTCGCCGCGGCAGGAATCCCGCGCGCGCTGTTCATGCTCGTCGGCGGCGCGTTGACCGACCGCATCACCCCGCGCAAGTTGATGATCAACTCCAATCTGGCGCGGATGATTCTCACGGGCTTGCTCGCCGCGCTCGTGACGACGAACCTGATCCAGTTGTGGATGCTCTACGTCTCCGCCCTGCTCTTCGGTTTTGTGGACGCGTTCTTCTTCCCCGCGCAAACTTCGATCGTGCCAAAACTTGTGGAGAAGGATCAATTGCAGGCGGGCAACTCGCTGGTTCACGGCACGGCACAGTTGAGCCTGTTCGTCGGTCCGCTTTTGGCGGGCGCGGTCATCGCGTTACTCGACCGCGGCGCGGCTGATTCCACGACGGGTATCGCGCTGGCGTTCGCGCTGGACTCGCTTTCGTTCATCGCCTCCATTGCGGCGTTGAGCCTGATGCGAATCCAAAAAGGGGGCGCGGGCGCGGGGACCGCCTCGGGCGGAGTCCTCAACTCCATTCGCGCGGGACTGCTCTACGTCTGGAAAGACGCGACGCTGCGAATCGTCTTTCCCATCACGCTGGGACTCAACATCCTGATCAACGGTCCCTTCGCGGTCGGCATCCCCGTCATCTCGCGCGCGAGATTCCCCGAAGGCGCGGCGGCGTTCGGTTTGATCATGTCCCTGTTCGGCGGCGGCGCGCTGCTGGGAACCGTGCTGGCGGGCGTTCTACCCAAACTCTCAAAGAAACTGCTCGGCACGGTTTCGTTGAGCGTGATCAGCATGATGGGGATTGGGCTGGCTATCATCGGCTTGTCCCCAACCATGTACATTGCAGCGGCTGCCGCGCTCGCGATGGGAATCGCAAACGGCTACGCCAATATCAACCTGATCACCTGGCTGCAACAGAAGGTCGCGCCCGAAATGACGGGGCGAGTCATGAGCCTGGTGATGTTCGCGGCAGTTGGAATGAATCCCATCTCGAATGCGCTCGCGGGCGCATTGATTGGACTCAACATCACCGTATTGCTGGTGTGCGCGGGATTGCTGATGACGATCTTCACACTGTTTGCCGCGTTCAGCCCCGCCGTGCGCGCGGGGATGGAATAA
- a CDS encoding SDR family NAD(P)-dependent oxidoreductase translates to MTQNNNLKRAVIVGASSGIGAELARKLADEGYRLMLLARREGNLKALCDQINSEVGERRAQYVVHNVADYQRIPQIFNQVVDCLGGLDLIVYNSGVLIPIGAQEYDFSKDLETMQINILGAMAWLNPAADYFQKQGAGQIVGISSVGGERGRTGAPAYNTSKAALNAYLESLRNRLSRRGVNVLTVKPGFISTDMIQNAKTSFWVAPVNAAVADIWKGIRDRKQEAYTPARWRIVGWVMRNAPSFLMRRLAV, encoded by the coding sequence ATGACACAAAACAACAATCTCAAACGCGCCGTTATTGTCGGCGCCTCGAGCGGAATCGGCGCGGAACTGGCGCGCAAACTTGCGGACGAAGGCTACCGTCTCATGCTGTTGGCGCGGCGCGAGGGGAATCTCAAAGCCCTTTGCGACCAGATCAACTCTGAGGTCGGAGAAAGGCGGGCGCAGTACGTTGTGCATAACGTCGCCGATTATCAGCGTATCCCTCAAATCTTTAATCAGGTCGTGGACTGTCTGGGCGGGCTGGATTTGATCGTGTATAACTCCGGCGTTTTAATCCCCATCGGCGCGCAGGAATATGATTTTTCCAAAGACCTGGAAACCATGCAGATCAACATTCTCGGCGCGATGGCATGGCTCAACCCGGCGGCGGACTATTTTCAGAAGCAGGGCGCGGGACAGATCGTCGGGATCAGTTCCGTCGGCGGTGAGCGCGGGCGGACGGGCGCGCCCGCGTACAACACATCCAAAGCCGCGCTCAACGCCTATTTGGAATCGCTGCGAAACCGCCTGTCGCGCCGCGGCGTGAATGTGTTGACGGTGAAGCCCGGCTTTATTTCAACGGACATGATTCAGAACGCAAAGACGAGTTTTTGGGTCGCGCCTGTTAACGCCGCCGTCGCCGATATATGGAAGGGAATCCGCGACCGCAAACAGGAGGCGTACACTCCCGCGCGCTGGCGCATCGTCGGCTGGGTCATGCGCAACGCGCCGTCGTTTTTGATGAGGCGGCTTGCCGTATGA
- a CDS encoding permease produces MNIFELFQFALGKAWTTFSELWALLLLSIVISVLLKLYVDQDRVAAFLKRNQRNSVAMSTALAVGTPFCSCGTTAVVLGMMASTVPWAPIVAFLVASPLTSPQQMIYSAGLFGWPFAIAFMTSSILLGLAGGAIAGFAESRGWLKDQARFVSRPETGLPILEPNQPSSRPRVTARMFAKEFFDVTWKLLLMFFGFSFIGYFLNGIIPQDWIQNVFGSGNGFSIPLAAILGIPFYLNTEASMPLVRAFMDSGMSAGAALAFLITGAGTSIGALAGALTIARWRVIAIVLGTLVAGAVIFGAAYDLAAVILL; encoded by the coding sequence ATGAACATCTTCGAACTCTTTCAATTCGCCCTCGGCAAAGCATGGACGACCTTCTCGGAACTCTGGGCATTGCTCCTGTTGAGCATTGTCATCAGCGTCCTGCTCAAACTGTACGTGGATCAAGACCGCGTCGCAGCCTTCCTCAAACGCAACCAGCGCAACAGCGTCGCCATGTCCACCGCGCTCGCCGTCGGCACGCCGTTCTGCTCGTGCGGCACCACCGCCGTCGTCCTCGGCATGATGGCGTCCACCGTTCCGTGGGCGCCCATCGTCGCCTTCCTCGTCGCCTCGCCGCTCACCTCGCCGCAACAGATGATCTACAGCGCGGGACTCTTCGGCTGGCCCTTCGCCATCGCCTTCATGACCTCCTCGATTCTGCTCGGATTGGCGGGCGGCGCGATTGCGGGATTTGCCGAATCGCGCGGCTGGCTGAAGGATCAAGCCCGCTTCGTTTCCCGACCTGAAACGGGTCTGCCGATTCTCGAGCCGAATCAACCCTCGAGCCGCCCGCGCGTCACCGCGCGCATGTTCGCCAAAGAATTTTTCGACGTGACCTGGAAACTCCTGCTGATGTTCTTCGGCTTCTCGTTCATCGGCTACTTCCTCAACGGCATCATCCCGCAGGATTGGATTCAAAACGTCTTCGGCTCGGGCAACGGGTTTAGCATTCCCCTTGCCGCGATCCTCGGCATCCCGTTCTACCTCAACACCGAAGCCTCCATGCCGCTCGTCCGCGCCTTCATGGACTCGGGCATGAGCGCAGGCGCGGCGCTTGCCTTCCTCATCACGGGCGCGGGGACCTCCATCGGCGCGTTGGCTGGCGCGCTCACCATCGCCCGCTGGCGCGTCATCGCCATCGTCCTGGGAACGCTCGTCGCAGGCGCGGTCATTTTCGGCGCGGCGTACGATTTGGCGGCAGTCATCCTTCTTTGA
- the arsM gene encoding arsenite methyltransferase encodes MTQPPIHDAVREHYAERIKNNASCCGDGCCGDKTENALYPVDLLAILPEGESAVSYGCGDPITLAALQPGQTVLDLGSGAGLDCFFAAKQVGEMGKVIGVDMTPEMLERARSSAKRLNIGNVEFRQGFLENLPVDSDSVDVVISNCVINLSPDKPKVFNEAFRVLKPRGKFAVSDIVTEGELPSVVRDSLAAWAGCVAGAVNTKDYIAMMQAVGFTEISVTPVYFDKTTVDASLKEMNLDLSAYPPESVYKAVYSAKITARKP; translated from the coding sequence ATGACCCAACCCCCCATCCATGACGCTGTGCGCGAACATTACGCCGAGCGAATAAAGAACAATGCCTCATGCTGCGGCGACGGCTGCTGCGGCGATAAAACTGAGAACGCCCTCTACCCTGTTGATTTGCTTGCCATCCTCCCTGAAGGCGAATCCGCCGTCAGTTATGGATGCGGCGACCCGATCACGCTTGCCGCGCTCCAGCCTGGGCAGACCGTTCTCGATCTCGGCTCGGGCGCGGGGCTGGACTGTTTCTTCGCCGCCAAACAAGTCGGCGAGATGGGAAAAGTCATCGGCGTGGACATGACTCCTGAAATGCTGGAACGCGCCAGGTCCAGCGCGAAGCGGCTGAACATCGGCAATGTTGAATTCCGCCAGGGATTCCTTGAAAACCTGCCCGTGGATTCCGACAGCGTGGATGTTGTCATCTCCAACTGCGTCATCAATCTCTCGCCCGATAAACCCAAAGTATTCAATGAAGCGTTCCGCGTTCTCAAGCCCCGCGGCAAATTTGCCGTGAGCGATATCGTCACCGAAGGCGAACTGCCTTCCGTCGTGCGCGACAGCCTCGCAGCCTGGGCGGGATGCGTGGCGGGCGCGGTGAACACGAAGGATTACATCGCCATGATGCAGGCGGTCGGCTTCACGGAGATTTCCGTCACCCCCGTGTACTTCGACAAGACAACCGTTGACGCCTCGTTGAAAGAAATGAACCTCGACCTCAGCGCCTACCCGCCCGAGTCGGTTTACAAGGCGGTGTACAGCGCAAAGATCACGGCGCGCAAACCATAG
- a CDS encoding metalloregulator ArsR/SmtB family transcription factor → MKLNPVLFAKAIADETRQNIMKLVCCKWLSVSEIVEKIGYSQPTISHHLAILRDAGLVSIREEGKQTFYSLNQENIAVCCGQLMIKFAPENKVTEAVVKAVNA, encoded by the coding sequence ATGAAACTTAACCCCGTCCTCTTCGCCAAAGCCATCGCGGACGAGACGCGCCAAAACATCATGAAGCTCGTCTGCTGCAAGTGGCTTTCCGTCAGCGAGATCGTCGAGAAGATCGGCTACTCTCAGCCGACGATTTCGCATCACCTTGCCATTCTGCGGGACGCGGGACTGGTTTCCATCCGCGAAGAAGGCAAGCAGACGTTTTACTCGCTCAATCAGGAAAACATCGCCGTTTGCTGCGGACAGTTGATGATCAAATTCGCGCCCGAAAACAAGGTCACGGAAGCGGTTGTCAAAGCCGTCAATGCGTAG
- a CDS encoding 2-dehydropantoate 2-reductase N-terminal domain-containing protein, whose amino-acid sequence MKTLIVGAGVIGVIYGWALTEAGVDVTHFVRKGKKDKFKDGVTLDLLDERKGHPKNNVVKYAPRCVEEISPADGYEFIIVPTNSYQTEAVIKTLAPVSGNALFFIFAANWEGADFIDRLLPRDRYLMGYPDGGGTIRNGVYWTNLGGEVHLGEVDGEPSGKLEMVKALFARADIQPDVQENILHWLWLHNAMSIGIWAGFAKYREVKPFLKDADLLRECYASTKELLELCARRGVDLKKYPETGTFNLPVWVFIPLFRLLYTYNKSMQRFTAHAADSLQEARENLASIMQTADELHFDLPHTKALGAYLR is encoded by the coding sequence ATGAAAACACTTATCGTCGGCGCTGGCGTCATCGGCGTCATCTACGGCTGGGCGCTGACCGAAGCGGGCGTGGACGTGACGCACTTCGTCCGCAAAGGCAAAAAAGATAAATTCAAAGACGGCGTGACGCTCGACTTGCTGGATGAACGCAAGGGTCATCCCAAGAACAACGTCGTCAAATACGCGCCGCGCTGCGTGGAAGAGATCTCGCCCGCCGACGGCTATGAGTTCATCATCGTCCCGACCAACTCATATCAAACGGAAGCAGTCATCAAAACGCTTGCGCCCGTCTCTGGCAACGCACTCTTTTTCATCTTCGCCGCCAACTGGGAAGGCGCGGACTTCATTGATCGTCTGCTTCCTCGTGACCGCTACCTGATGGGCTACCCCGACGGCGGCGGCACGATTCGGAACGGCGTCTACTGGACGAATCTCGGCGGCGAAGTCCATCTCGGCGAAGTGGATGGGGAGCCGAGCGGTAAACTCGAAATGGTGAAGGCGCTCTTCGCCCGCGCCGACATCCAGCCCGACGTGCAGGAAAACATTCTGCATTGGCTCTGGCTTCATAACGCCATGAGCATCGGCATCTGGGCGGGCTTTGCAAAATACCGCGAAGTGAAACCCTTCCTCAAAGACGCCGACCTGTTGCGCGAGTGTTACGCTTCCACAAAGGAACTGCTCGAACTCTGCGCGCGACGCGGCGTTGACTTGAAAAAATATCCTGAAACGGGAACGTTCAACCTGCCCGTTTGGGTTTTCATTCCGCTCTTTCGTTTGCTTTACACCTACAATAAATCCATGCAGCGTTTCACCGCCCACGCCGCCGACAGTTTGCAGGAAGCGCGCGAGAACCTTGCCAGCATCATGCAGACCGCCGACGAATTGCATTTCGATCTGCCCCACACGAAAGCGCTTGGCGCGTATCTGCGATAA
- a CDS encoding helix-turn-helix transcriptional regulator — MGEAETADALEIEEEIIAAVDEILRVHYRACPEPRGNSASALRDHAEHARAVKTFLNANVRSNLRLEDISSAVHLSPYHLCRVFKRETGVTIHQYAKRLRLFNAAERMLDNPVTRLDALALDFGFANHGHFSAAFRQMFGIAPSDFRNARFRQLSKILEA; from the coding sequence TTGGGAGAGGCTGAAACCGCCGACGCGCTCGAGATCGAAGAGGAAATCATCGCGGCGGTGGATGAAATTCTGCGCGTCCATTATCGAGCATGTCCCGAACCGCGCGGCAATTCCGCCAGCGCCCTGCGCGACCACGCCGAACATGCGCGCGCCGTCAAGACCTTTCTCAACGCCAACGTCCGTTCGAACCTGCGGCTCGAGGATATTTCCTCCGCCGTCCATCTTTCGCCGTATCACTTGTGCCGCGTCTTCAAACGCGAAACGGGCGTCACCATTCATCAATACGCCAAACGCCTGCGCCTGTTCAACGCCGCCGAGCGGATGTTGGACAACCCCGTCACCCGCCTTGACGCGCTCGCGCTCGATTTCGGCTTTGCCAATCACGGACATTTCTCCGCCGCGTTCCGCCAGATGTTCGGCATCGCCCCGTCCGATTTCCGCAACGCGCGCTTCCGCCAACTGAGCAAGATTTTAGAAGCCTGA
- a CDS encoding IS5 family transposase (programmed frameshift), translating to MNYETIEQLKDSDFKRLTGVQRETFEQMLAVIEKGLRNFGRPSKLSRADQLLMTLMYWREYRTEFHIAQSYGVSEATVCRTIRKVEDALVRSKKFRLPGKKALQASDTVFEVVLVDVSEQPVERPKKGQKRHYSGKKKRHTQKAQVMADRKSAQIITTAFSYGSKHDFQLFKDDACEFSEHLRILADAGYQGLTELHENSQTPFKKSKYHALTKREKRSNRSLARKRIVIEHIFRKLKVFRILSEKYRNRRKRFPVRFNLIAAIYNLELNSY from the exons ATGAACTACGAAACCATCGAACAACTAAAAGATAGTGACTTCAAGCGGCTAACAGGCGTCCAGCGTGAAACCTTCGAGCAGATGCTGGCTGTCATTGAGAAAGGGTTACGCAACTTTGGGAGACCGTCTAAACTGAGCCGAGCTGATCAGTTGTTGATGACCTTGATGTACTGGAGAGAATATCGAACGGAATTTCATATTGCACAATCCTACGGTGTTAGTGAAGCCACGGTCTGTCGCACCATCCGCAAAGTAGAGGATGCCTTAGTCCGTTCAAAAAAGTTTCGTTTACCTGGCAAGAAAGCACTCCAAGCCAGTGATACGGTGTTCGAGGTGGTGCTGGTGGATGTCAGCGAACAGCCCGTCGAACGACCAAAAAAAG GCCAAAAACGGCATTATAGCGGCAAAAAGAAGCGTCACACCCAAAAAGCGCAGGTGATGGCAGATCGAAAAAGTGCCCAAATCATAACCACCGCCTTTAGTTATGGAAGCAAACACGACTTCCAGTTGTTCAAAGATGACGCTTGTGAGTTCTCTGAACATCTTCGTATTTTGGCGGATGCTGGTTATCAAGGATTGACGGAACTTCATGAGAATAGCCAGACACCCTTCAAGAAATCTAAATATCATGCTCTGACAAAGCGAGAGAAACGGAGCAATCGGAGCTTGGCTCGAAAACGAATTGTGATTGAGCATATTTTCCGAAAATTGAAAGTGTTTCGTATCTTGAGCGAGAAGTATCGTAATCGCAGGAAAAGATTCCCTGTACGCTTCAACCTCATCGCCGCAATCTACAACCTGGAACTCAACTCTTATTGA
- a CDS encoding CPBP family intramembrane metalloprotease: MSTQEITATNQMQEISTSRKTSQYTLWQILGIWLAAAVPMGLLGWVAYPALSAGLPPLDAGLLRMKLFTVGLIWQFVLSMIILYRGEGNIRPGTISRRFWLNHPKSARSGEMKKSLWWWLIPLIILVAALEIGLRSTLVNVWTGIFPFLAEPEGYDMAAMFTPEMRAQLVGAWGLLALFAVSALFNTFLGEEFLFRGVLLPKMEGVFGKWDWVANGVMFSFYHFHQPWGILATLPADLIFAFSGKRFRSNWFPIIIHSGQSVFFLFLILGVVLGLA; this comes from the coding sequence ATGTCAACTCAGGAAATTACTGCAACGAATCAAATGCAGGAAATCTCAACGAGTCGCAAAACGAGTCAATACACCCTCTGGCAAATTCTCGGCATCTGGCTGGCAGCCGCCGTGCCGATGGGATTGCTGGGCTGGGTGGCATATCCCGCCCTGAGCGCGGGACTCCCGCCGCTGGATGCGGGTCTGCTTCGCATGAAATTGTTCACGGTCGGTTTGATCTGGCAATTCGTGCTGTCTATGATCATTCTCTATCGCGGAGAGGGGAACATCCGCCCAGGGACGATCAGCCGTCGGTTTTGGCTGAATCATCCTAAGTCGGCGCGAAGCGGGGAGATGAAGAAATCCCTGTGGTGGTGGCTCATCCCGTTGATCATCCTGGTCGCCGCGCTGGAGATCGGCTTGCGTTCCACGCTCGTAAATGTGTGGACGGGAATCTTTCCCTTTCTTGCCGAGCCTGAGGGCTACGATATGGCGGCGATGTTCACGCCTGAAATGCGCGCGCAACTGGTCGGCGCGTGGGGATTGCTGGCTCTGTTCGCCGTGAGCGCGTTGTTCAACACGTTTCTCGGCGAAGAATTTCTCTTTCGCGGCGTACTGCTCCCCAAGATGGAAGGCGTGTTCGGCAAATGGGACTGGGTGGCGAACGGCGTGATGTTTTCCTTTTATCACTTTCACCAACCCTGGGGAATCCTCGCAACACTTCCAGCGGACTTGATCTTTGCCTTTTCTGGCAAACGCTTCCGTTCCAACTGGTTCCCGATCATCATTCACTCGGGGCAGAGCGTGTTCTTCCTGTTCCTGATTTTGGGAGTCGTTCTCGGTCTGGCGTAA
- a CDS encoding CPBP family intramembrane metalloprotease, with product MATQSVISTSNSQEHSTTQTSQYSLWQILAIWFAAGAPLWIFGWLVHPSLSQGLPAVDRGLLWMKLALIALVWQFALSMFILYREEGNIRLTTISRRFWLNNPISPRTGRRDNRLWWLLIPLLLLTAALELGVAPFLTEAWTTLFPALAEPSSRSLDALFAPEMQARWVGAWNFFALFVVTSLFNNFLSEEFLFRGVLLPKMNGLFGKWDWVANGFIFGVYHLQMPWTIPVNILFGWLMAFSAKRYHCNWFPIVLHNGQAFYFGFLILGLVLGLA from the coding sequence ATGGCAACTCAATCAGTTATTTCAACGAGCAACTCTCAAGAGCATTCAACTACCCAAACGAGTCAATACAGCCTCTGGCAGATCCTCGCAATCTGGTTCGCCGCAGGCGCACCGCTGTGGATTTTCGGCTGGCTGGTACACCCGTCTTTGAGTCAGGGACTCCCTGCTGTGGACAGGGGTCTGCTGTGGATGAAACTGGCTCTCATCGCGCTGGTCTGGCAGTTCGCGCTCTCGATGTTCATTCTCTATCGGGAGGAAGGGAATATTCGGCTAACGACCATCAGCCGCCGCTTCTGGCTGAACAACCCGATCTCACCGAGAACGGGGCGGAGAGATAACCGCTTGTGGTGGCTTCTCATCCCGCTGTTGTTGTTGACCGCCGCATTGGAACTTGGGGTTGCGCCCTTCCTCACCGAAGCCTGGACAACACTCTTCCCAGCTCTGGCGGAACCTTCCAGCCGCAGTCTGGATGCCTTGTTTGCCCCTGAGATGCAGGCTCGCTGGGTTGGCGCATGGAATTTCTTCGCCCTCTTTGTGGTCACATCGCTGTTCAACAACTTCCTGAGCGAGGAATTCCTCTTCCGCGGCGTGTTGCTGCCTAAGATGAACGGACTCTTTGGCAAATGGGACTGGGTCGCCAACGGCTTTATCTTCGGGGTTTATCACCTCCAGATGCCGTGGACCATCCCTGTCAATATCCTGTTCGGCTGGTTGATGGCATTCTCTGCCAAACGTTATCACTGCAACTGGTTTCCCATCGTCCTCCACAACGGGCAGGCGTTTTACTTCGGCTTTTTAATTCTGGGACTTGTTCTCGGATTGGCATAA
- a CDS encoding serine hydrolase, protein MKAKFFFPSLILLAMLLLSVAAPASARSGVAAGEKMSALPNQPQGPHDAAEMEAFMDDLLARQMEENHIAGAAVAVVKDGQLFFAKGYGYADVENQIPVDAKTTMFKIGSLTKLFTWTAVMQLVEQGKLNLDADVNTYLDFSIPNTYPQPITLKHLMTHTSGFEDLHAELVTLDAENLAPPNAWLSSHIPARVRPPGEVAAYSNYNAALAGYIVARISGQSFSEYVQEQILNPLGMTNTTAQSPTPSELRAQESVGYLYDEGAYQVFPQLLSPEDLFPAGVMRASATDMARFMIMHLQSGFYGDAASEIRILKEETAQQMHETLFAPDPRILGNAYGFFEFDDNGQCVIGHSGSGEPMESMLLLLPEQNLGVFVAYNSLGAGELNRQHFGFQRAFFDHYYPAPAVEPIQPPADFAARADRFTGAYKWTMSSYTTFEKYFALMGPTIDVTNPGDGTLLLKSPFGEWRIVEEEPLYFRQVDGPFHMAFREDDQGRIAYLFTDYTPMMSFEKLKWYETLGFNIPLLMTCLLLFLSVLPMTLTRFFRNRRLVANPKPWRVASALIVGISILNLLFIIGNVIWGEQIVFGIPFAYKLTLGLGVLSAVLTVAALVYAVLAWKDRYWNAAFRIYYTLVTVAAVAFVWFLNQWNLLGWRY, encoded by the coding sequence ATGAAGGCAAAATTTTTCTTTCCCAGTCTGATACTTCTGGCGATGTTACTGCTGTCGGTCGCCGCGCCTGCCTCAGCGCGGAGCGGAGTCGCAGCGGGAGAGAAAATGTCCGCTTTGCCGAATCAGCCGCAAGGTCCGCATGACGCGGCGGAGATGGAAGCGTTCATGGACGATCTGCTCGCGCGTCAGATGGAAGAGAATCACATCGCAGGCGCGGCAGTCGCAGTCGTCAAAGATGGTCAGTTGTTCTTCGCCAAAGGCTATGGCTATGCCGATGTGGAAAATCAAATCCCCGTTGACGCTAAAACGACGATGTTCAAGATCGGCTCGCTCACGAAACTCTTCACGTGGACGGCGGTGATGCAACTCGTCGAACAGGGCAAACTGAATCTCGACGCCGACGTCAACACATATCTCGATTTCTCCATTCCAAACACGTATCCGCAACCCATCACGCTGAAGCATTTGATGACTCACACCTCAGGCTTTGAAGATCTTCACGCCGAGTTGGTGACATTGGATGCAGAAAACCTGGCGCCTCCGAATGCATGGTTATCGTCTCACATCCCCGCGCGGGTTCGTCCGCCTGGCGAAGTTGCGGCGTATTCGAATTACAACGCCGCGCTGGCGGGATACATCGTGGCGCGGATCTCGGGACAATCCTTCAGCGAATACGTGCAGGAACAAATCCTGAATCCGCTGGGCATGACAAACACAACCGCCCAGTCGCCCACGCCATCTGAACTGCGCGCGCAAGAATCGGTGGGCTATCTGTACGATGAAGGCGCGTATCAAGTATTCCCGCAATTGCTTAGCCCCGAAGACCTCTTCCCCGCTGGCGTGATGCGCGCTTCGGCGACGGACATGGCGCGCTTCATGATCATGCACTTGCAAAGCGGCTTTTATGGCGACGCCGCATCCGAGATACGCATCTTAAAAGAAGAGACGGCTCAGCAGATGCACGAGACATTGTTCGCACCCGACCCGCGCATTCTGGGCAACGCCTACGGATTTTTTGAGTTCGACGATAACGGTCAGTGCGTGATCGGTCACAGCGGCAGCGGCGAGCCGATGGAATCCATGTTGTTGCTTTTGCCCGAACAGAACCTGGGCGTGTTCGTGGCATACAACAGTCTCGGCGCGGGCGAACTCAACCGACAACACTTTGGGTTTCAGAGAGCGTTCTTCGATCACTACTATCCCGCGCCTGCCGTCGAGCCGATCCAACCTCCCGCCGATTTTGCGGCGCGGGCTGATCGCTTCACGGGCGCATACAAATGGACGATGAGTTCTTACACCACATTCGAAAAATATTTCGCGCTCATGGGTCCGACCATTGACGTCACGAATCCTGGCGACGGCACGTTATTGCTCAAGTCGCCCTTCGGCGAATGGCGCATCGTCGAAGAAGAGCCGCTGTACTTCCGTCAGGTAGACGGTCCCTTCCACATGGCATTCCGCGAGGACGATCAGGGTCGCATCGCCTACCTCTTCACCGACTACACCCCGATGATGTCGTTCGAAAAATTAAAGTGGTACGAGACGCTCGGATTCAACATACCTTTGCTGATGACGTGTCTCCTGCTGTTTCTATCTGTGTTGCCTATGACGTTGACCCGCTTCTTTCGCAACCGACGGCTGGTCGCTAACCCGAAGCCTTGGCGCGTCGCCTCTGCCTTGATCGTCGGGATCAGCATTCTCAACTTGTTGTTCATCATCGGCAACGTAATCTGGGGCGAGCAGATCGTCTTCGGCATCCCGTTCGCCTACAAGCTCACGCTGGGATTGGGCGTCCTCTCCGCCGTGTTGACCGTCGCCGCATTAGTCTATGCGGTGTTGGCATGGAAAGACCGTTATTGGAACGCCGCTTTCCGAATCTATTACACGTTGGTGACTGTCGCCGCGGTCGCGTTTGTCTGGTTCCTGAATCAATGGAACCTGTTGGGCTGGCGGTATTAA